One stretch of Paenibacillus sp. FSL R5-0341 DNA includes these proteins:
- a CDS encoding metalloregulator ArsR/SmtB family transcription factor: MSGNQTKKDVSTSTRRAIIDLLKERGGMDVMALSTQFSLSGMAIRQHLNALKEEGLVTTVEEARPMGRPTKLWILTPAANRFFPSGYSDLSVSLINSMKEAFGHEGLDKLLDVRNKNMQEQYLQHLGDASDVRERLEKLAEIRTNEGYMAEVKEQDDGSLLLIEKHCPICEAAAVCTGLCKNELHLFKTVLGDNVHIERGEYILAGGRNCVYIVRQNKP; this comes from the coding sequence ATGAGCGGAAATCAAACCAAAAAGGATGTCTCGACCAGTACCCGGAGAGCAATTATTGATCTGTTAAAGGAGCGCGGGGGAATGGATGTTATGGCACTCTCCACTCAGTTTTCGTTATCTGGAATGGCTATTCGGCAACATCTGAATGCGCTAAAAGAAGAAGGATTGGTTACCACTGTGGAAGAGGCCCGTCCCATGGGTCGCCCCACCAAGCTATGGATATTAACTCCTGCGGCTAATCGTTTTTTCCCAAGCGGCTATTCGGATTTATCCGTCAGCCTCATCAATTCGATGAAAGAAGCTTTTGGTCATGAAGGGCTGGACAAGCTGCTGGATGTGCGAAATAAAAATATGCAAGAACAATATCTTCAGCACCTTGGCGATGCATCGGATGTTAGAGAGAGATTGGAGAAATTGGCCGAGATTCGTACTAATGAGGGTTATATGGCTGAGGTTAAGGAGCAGGATGATGGCAGTCTTCTACTCATTGAGAAGCATTGTCCCATCTGTGAAGCGGCAGCGGTATGTACCGGGTTATGCAAGAATGAATTACATTTATTCAAAACGGTTTTAGGCGATAATGTTCATATTGAACGAGGAGAATACATTTTAGCCGGAGGAAGAAACTGTGTATACATCGTTAGGCAAAATAAGCCATGA
- a CDS encoding MFS transporter, whose product MSSNHQSIFSPRYFALSIGIILSVMAVGFEGLSVTTIAPSIAGDLNGLSLFGWIFSTYLLAQIIGTLVVGRIIDKRGPAAPFTFALLLFIVGLIAAATAGDMYTMIGSRALQGLGAGAMMTCVYTAISLSYPDELRAKILGAFGTAYVLPSMLGPYVAGLIADQWSWRFVFWGILPVLVVSALLSLPAFRKLKVQKTGGDTGSSSTWMALLLTLGTGIFLVGLSMLPSIMGFVLVVIGLVLMLFPLRKLLPKGTLTLRRGMPAILATRGLFFAAYTSTQNFLVLALIDVKGITPSQAGLIVASAALSWCIIAYLQGRWDAADQGRGRHMRIILGVGLLAIGIAIVFWVPVVTVTIAVIGQIIAGVGIGLAHPISGVVAFSQTGEEGVGQTSANLQFADSFTPGVVIGIGGSILVVCQAGGMSLQSGLIVAMGFHLLLIVMSIIASTRISPRR is encoded by the coding sequence ATGTCGTCTAATCATCAAAGTATTTTCAGCCCGCGTTATTTTGCACTGTCCATAGGAATCATTTTGTCAGTGATGGCCGTTGGATTCGAAGGTCTATCTGTCACCACCATTGCTCCTTCGATTGCTGGAGACTTGAACGGCCTTAGCTTGTTCGGGTGGATATTCAGTACATACCTGCTTGCGCAGATTATCGGCACGCTGGTCGTCGGTCGGATCATTGATAAAAGAGGACCTGCAGCACCGTTCACTTTTGCACTTCTGTTGTTTATCGTAGGGCTGATCGCTGCCGCAACCGCAGGCGATATGTATACCATGATAGGATCACGGGCCCTTCAGGGTTTGGGTGCCGGAGCTATGATGACTTGTGTATATACGGCTATATCGTTAAGTTACCCGGATGAGTTACGTGCCAAAATTCTTGGAGCATTTGGTACTGCCTATGTTCTTCCGTCCATGCTCGGTCCATATGTAGCCGGTCTTATCGCAGATCAGTGGTCCTGGCGCTTTGTTTTCTGGGGGATCTTACCCGTGCTGGTGGTTTCAGCATTGCTTAGTTTACCTGCCTTTAGGAAATTGAAAGTGCAGAAGACGGGAGGGGATACCGGATCTTCATCCACTTGGATGGCGCTACTCTTAACGTTAGGTACAGGGATTTTCCTGGTTGGTTTAAGTATGCTTCCGAGCATTATGGGATTTGTTTTAGTCGTAATTGGCCTAGTATTGATGTTATTTCCGCTCCGTAAATTGCTACCGAAGGGAACACTTACGTTGCGAAGAGGTATGCCAGCAATTCTGGCAACACGTGGGTTGTTCTTCGCTGCCTATACCAGCACACAGAATTTCCTGGTATTAGCTCTAATCGACGTGAAAGGAATTACACCTTCACAGGCCGGATTAATTGTCGCGAGTGCTGCATTAAGTTGGTGTATCATTGCGTATCTGCAAGGACGGTGGGATGCGGCAGATCAGGGCCGTGGACGTCATATGAGAATTATTCTCGGGGTAGGGCTGCTTGCCATAGGGATTGCCATCGTATTTTGGGTACCTGTTGTGACAGTTACCATTGCAGTCATTGGTCAGATCATTGCAGGAGTCGGTATTGGATTGGCGCATCCGATTAGCGGTGTTGTCGCATTTTCCCAAACGGGGGAGGAAGGCGTAGGCCAGACCTCGGCCAATCTGCAATTTGCAGATTCATTTACACCGGGGGTAGTGATCGGTATTGGTGGTTCCATCCTTGTAGTGTGTCAGGCTGGCGGTATGTCACTTCAATCCGGCTTAATTGTAGCCATGGGGTTCCATCTCTTGTTGATCGTCATGAGTATCATTGCCAGCACTCGGATCTCACCACGCAGATGA
- a CDS encoding winged helix-turn-helix transcriptional regulator, which produces MFTEDPNKLFTAYRIIGTKWTIHILCTLSQGPKKFGEICDNIPSISEMILSRRLKGLQHDHLVKRTIRTRPTQIIYELTPKGAALAAFIPCLMDWDTKFQNDTTGRNKNDH; this is translated from the coding sequence TTGTTCACTGAAGATCCGAATAAACTATTTACAGCTTATCGCATCATCGGAACGAAATGGACCATCCATATTTTATGCACTCTTTCTCAAGGTCCGAAGAAATTCGGTGAAATTTGCGATAACATTCCTTCCATTTCCGAAATGATCCTCTCCAGACGTTTAAAGGGTCTTCAACATGATCATTTGGTCAAAAGAACAATACGGACACGCCCTACACAAATTATTTATGAACTTACGCCAAAAGGAGCTGCTCTTGCAGCATTCATACCTTGTCTAATGGACTGGGATACCAAATTTCAAAATGATACCACCGGGAGGAATAAAAATGATCATTGA
- a CDS encoding iron-sulfur cluster assembly accessory protein, which produces MIIEVSDTASDKIVEILSSADIQNAFLRVGVDEGGCSGLSYTLIVDEQQAEEDIVLNKKQFRILVHANSIPYIDGLEIDYEESGMLGGFTMNNPNAKVSCGCGASFRMANYRGEVKKCD; this is translated from the coding sequence ATGATCATTGAGGTCAGTGATACAGCATCGGACAAAATCGTTGAGATCTTATCAAGTGCGGATATCCAAAATGCCTTCCTTAGAGTAGGCGTTGATGAAGGGGGATGCAGTGGATTATCTTATACCCTTATCGTGGATGAGCAGCAGGCAGAAGAAGACATTGTGTTAAATAAAAAGCAATTTAGGATATTGGTTCACGCAAACAGTATTCCATATATTGATGGTCTTGAGATTGACTATGAAGAGAGCGGAATGTTAGGCGGATTCACGATGAATAATCCAAATGCCAAAGTTTCGTGTGGATGCGGGGCCAGTTTCAGAATGGCCAATTATCGTGGCGAAGTGAAAAAATGTGACTGA
- a CDS encoding Fe-S cluster assembly protein HesB — translation MISFVISDQAINSFKNEWELEEGQYVRIYAKYVGGGSDAFTIGINASATPVDPALVQSIGGFHFFVEKTDAWILEDELLQIDCNENGIFSSKISY, via the coding sequence ATGATCTCATTTGTAATATCTGACCAAGCGATCAATTCATTTAAGAATGAATGGGAATTGGAAGAGGGCCAATATGTAAGGATTTATGCAAAATATGTTGGAGGAGGCTCCGATGCTTTTACAATTGGCATAAATGCGAGTGCTACACCGGTCGATCCCGCATTGGTTCAATCCATTGGAGGATTTCATTTCTTTGTTGAAAAAACAGATGCCTGGATTCTGGAGGATGAACTTCTCCAAATTGACTGTAATGAAAATGGCATATTTTCAAGCAAAATCTCCTATTGA
- a CDS encoding MFS transporter, producing MLVLATVAFEGLAITTIAAKMAQSLEGIHLYGWIFSAFLLSQLIGTLVMGQQVDKRGVFTSMLISFSVFVLGTVVSAISFDMHMLIAGRALQGFGAGALITCVYTCVTLHYPDTLRTQILAAFSMAFVLPTLIGPYAAGLIASYISWRYVFWIVLPLIGIALSLTFRSFRNLQLQQDLSGPARATDSKIMYAILLAVGTGLLLTGLGMITDWKGIVLTLAGLVIMITPMRKLLPVGTFSVKKGLPATLVSRGLYVACYFTTESFVILALTEVKGLSADLAGLIVAAGSLSWSAAAWLQAKLDARDQGRARKGRVMTGIGIMIVGTALVILALILTDDGIMLILLSQMITGFGVGLANPTTAAIALQHALPRKEGEMSANLQFVDSFYMGVSIGVGGALIALSETLQWGISTGVLIVLTLQLLWVLLSLLASLRITQLVHQEHHPISQVKDNISM from the coding sequence ATGCTGGTTCTGGCAACCGTAGCTTTCGAAGGACTGGCTATCACAACGATTGCCGCGAAAATGGCACAAAGTTTAGAGGGCATCCATTTATACGGTTGGATCTTCAGTGCATTTTTGTTATCTCAGCTTATTGGAACTTTGGTTATGGGTCAGCAGGTTGACAAGCGCGGCGTTTTTACATCTATGCTGATATCTTTTAGTGTTTTTGTATTAGGAACTGTGGTCTCCGCTATTTCTTTCGATATGCACATGCTTATTGCGGGAAGAGCCCTTCAAGGTTTTGGAGCGGGGGCCCTGATCACATGTGTTTATACCTGTGTGACATTACATTATCCAGATACACTTCGTACTCAAATCCTGGCCGCATTCTCTATGGCATTTGTCCTACCAACCTTAATCGGACCTTATGCAGCAGGCCTTATTGCTTCCTACATCTCGTGGCGATATGTTTTCTGGATCGTTTTACCCTTGATTGGAATAGCGTTGAGTCTCACATTCCGTTCTTTCCGTAATTTGCAGCTTCAGCAAGATCTGTCAGGTCCAGCGCGAGCAACCGACTCAAAGATTATGTACGCGATTCTGCTTGCCGTTGGAACGGGGCTGTTACTCACAGGACTTGGTATGATAACCGATTGGAAAGGTATAGTACTCACTTTGGCTGGATTAGTCATCATGATCACACCAATGCGTAAATTGCTGCCTGTGGGCACTTTTTCGGTAAAAAAAGGATTGCCTGCTACTTTGGTATCGAGAGGGCTATATGTTGCTTGTTATTTTACAACGGAAAGTTTTGTGATCTTGGCGCTAACCGAAGTGAAGGGGTTATCAGCTGACCTTGCTGGCCTCATCGTAGCAGCAGGTTCTCTGAGCTGGTCCGCCGCAGCGTGGTTACAAGCCAAGCTTGATGCACGAGATCAAGGTCGTGCCCGAAAGGGTAGGGTCATGACGGGCATTGGGATTATGATCGTTGGAACTGCACTTGTGATCCTGGCTCTTATTTTGACGGACGACGGGATTATGCTCATCCTTCTTTCACAAATGATTACAGGGTTTGGTGTTGGATTGGCCAACCCTACAACGGCAGCGATTGCTTTACAACATGCCTTGCCCAGGAAAGAGGGAGAAATGTCCGCGAATCTGCAATTTGTGGATTCCTTCTATATGGGAGTAAGCATTGGCGTTGGTGGCGCTCTGATTGCCTTGTCCGAAACGTTACAGTGGGGCATATCGACAGGGGTCTTGATCGTGTTAACACTGCAATTACTATGGGTCTTGTTAAGTTTATTAGCATCACTACGAATTACCCAACTCGTTCATCAAGAACATCATCCAATCAGCCAAGTGAAGGATAACATCTCCATGTAA
- a CDS encoding macrolide family glycosyltransferase, translated as MARVLVVITPAEGHVNPSLGLVTQLIDNGEEVIYVCTEEYRSRIEQTGAQILTYPFPQDAFSHDPVLKPQEYKHSYQFTYMMVSIIRRIIPNVLQVVEDQKFDYMIFDSLMGWGGTILAEKLGIPAVCSIASFAFVEPLGSNSGLNETETKELYEATMKITTELAEEFQVSIPAMEEIPAHAGQLKLVYTSRYFQPQAEKLDDRFIFTGPSIITRQDAPAFSFELLREQYPQTVYIAMGTILNKNLDFYQLCFEALGDLPVNVVLSSGKYTDMEPLAEQIPPNFIVKPYIAQLDMLQHTDVFITHAGMNSTSEALYYNVPMVMIPLTSDQPLVANRVQELGAGITLNKHNLSATNLREALTEVLHNSQYKRQAYLIGESLRQAGGYKRAAELIMNLMGSGVELYEF; from the coding sequence ATGGCACGTGTATTAGTAGTCATTACTCCGGCTGAAGGACATGTGAATCCATCGTTAGGATTAGTTACTCAATTGATAGACAATGGTGAGGAAGTCATCTATGTGTGCACGGAGGAGTACCGTTCCCGAATTGAACAAACCGGTGCCCAGATACTTACCTATCCATTTCCACAAGATGCCTTCTCTCATGATCCGGTGTTGAAACCCCAGGAGTATAAGCATTCTTATCAGTTCACCTATATGATGGTAAGTATTATCCGGAGGATCATCCCCAATGTGCTGCAGGTGGTAGAGGATCAAAAGTTCGATTATATGATCTTTGATTCCCTGATGGGATGGGGAGGGACTATTCTTGCAGAAAAACTGGGAATTCCTGCGGTGTGCTCGATTGCGTCCTTTGCTTTTGTGGAGCCTCTGGGATCTAACTCAGGTCTGAATGAGACGGAGACAAAGGAGCTTTATGAGGCTACGATGAAGATAACAACGGAGTTAGCCGAAGAGTTTCAAGTGAGTATTCCAGCCATGGAAGAGATTCCGGCCCATGCAGGTCAGTTAAAGCTCGTGTACACCAGCCGTTATTTTCAGCCGCAGGCAGAAAAGCTGGATGATCGTTTTATTTTCACGGGTCCTTCGATCATAACACGTCAAGATGCTCCTGCCTTCTCGTTCGAGCTGCTTCGTGAACAGTACCCACAAACCGTGTACATTGCTATGGGTACGATCTTAAATAAAAACTTGGATTTCTATCAGCTTTGCTTTGAAGCATTAGGGGATCTACCCGTAAATGTTGTTCTATCTTCAGGAAAATACACGGATATGGAGCCGCTGGCGGAACAAATTCCTCCTAACTTTATCGTCAAGCCATACATTGCCCAGTTGGACATGCTGCAGCATACAGATGTTTTTATTACACATGCTGGAATGAACAGCACGAGTGAGGCTTTATATTACAACGTTCCGATGGTAATGATTCCATTAACATCGGATCAGCCTCTTGTCGCCAATCGGGTACAGGAGTTGGGCGCGGGGATTACTTTAAATAAACATAACCTCAGTGCAACTAATTTGAGAGAGGCATTAACAGAAGTACTACACAATTCGCAATATAAACGGCAGGCTTACCTCATCGGTGAATCTTTACGCCAGGCTGGCGGTTACAAGCGAGCTGCTGAATTGATCATGAATCTTATGGGTTCAGGAGTAGAACTTTATGAATTTTGA